Within the Medicago truncatula cultivar Jemalong A17 chromosome 4, MtrunA17r5.0-ANR, whole genome shotgun sequence genome, the region CTCCGACCCACTCGACTCCCATCCTCTCTGGTTCAAACCTACCTCCTTCCTCTCCCCTGACTTCGATTCCGAATCCTACATTTCCGAACTCCGAACCTTCGTCCCATTCGACACTCTCCGATCGGAACTCAACAACTATCTCTCGTCGCTAAATCACGAGCTCATTGATCTAATCAATCGCGATTATGCTGATTTCGTTAATTTGAGTACGAAGCTTGTTGATGTGGATGCGGCGGTGGTGCGGATGCGGGCGCCGCTTGTTGAGTTGAGGGAGAAGATTGAACAGTTTAGAGGTTCTGTTGACGTTTCGCTTGTTGCTATAAAGAATGGTTTGAAGCAACGATCTGAAGCTGCTTCTGCCAGAGAGACTTTGGAGCTTCTTCTTGATACATTTCATGTTGTTTCCAAGGTATCAGTTGCGATTTTTATCTTTCATGCTTAATTGTGATTCTAATTACTAATTATAGTTAGATGAATAGTATtggtgatttttttatattagatcTAATGGCATTTTATTAATTTGCTTACGCAGCGATAGTGTAATATTACTGCCTAGTACTATGAATCATATACACGCACACAAGACACAACACTGACAGGTAGAGTAGAGattgatagtaatgtaataaatagaagtgattgaatgtaacgATGTGTTGTTACGTTCGATGCCAGACACACCTTCAATCTGAAGTGCTGGTGCTACATAGACTTTACTATGATGCAGTGCAGACACCAGACTCTCCTTCACTCTGAAGTGTTGGTGCTATATAGATTTAGTATTATGTGGTGCGGACACCTAACTTAACTTCAATCTGAAGTGCAAGTGCGACATAGATGTACTATAATGTGGTGTATTTGTTTGAGTTGGAAGGTTATTATGATATTCTTTTTTAGGTTAACTTGtgtagttttagggtttagtATCAATTCCATTGCTAGGTTTAAGTTTAGGTTGGTTGTTGTTTATTTCGTCAATGAAGGTTTCTAAAATTGAGGGGATTTTTCATCATCTGTACATTATGTTTGATAAGATTTGGAGCCCGTTTGTTATGGGTTAAAGAAAAGTGATCTTGATAtctaataatttagagattttataaaatAGCAGAagctattttgtgtttgtttaccataataaaattcacttttttgaaAGGCGGTTTTTATCTTGCATTGATTTTGGAAATTTGGGGTTGAGAGATAGGGAATTGGCTCAAGATTCATTCACAATTGCAGGTTGAGAAACTAATAAAGGAGCTGCCTAGTGTACCCTCTGACTGGTCAAATGGAGATGTGAATTTGTCGGAGAAAAATCCATCAAGCAATGGGGTTTCTGTGCAGCAAGTTGAAAATGGGACAAGTGTCAGAGAGACTCAAAGTATGCTGCTGGAAAGAATTGCCAGTGAGATGAACCGGCTAAAGTTCTATGTTACACATGCGAaggtttgtttaattttttttcccatttttgtTGAATACTTGAATGCTGTGTTTGTGTGTCTTGACAATTTCTAgatcaaatttataaattatttggcATTAATATTTTAGTAGAAAACTGAGTTGAAATTGTTTGCTGAAGCTTGGTGAGAGGCGAAGGGTATATACCATTTTGCAAGCTACGGGTGGGTGGGTGTTTTTCGGGTTACTATTATTCACACACACACCACTGATTAATTAGCATtctgaaagtaaaaaaaataaaggaaccTGAAAGGGACAAAATTGACAAAAAGATAGCCATGCTCAGGAAATTTATAGATATGACTActcaaattataatattttaggaTTTAGTTATTATGCATAACCAGGCATTGAATGTCCGTAATTTACTGTTTGTGTTTACTGTGTGTATTTGTTAAGATATTAGTACATTCTGTGCTCATCTCTTTTTCTCTATTCTGCCAGTACAGAACCTGCCTTTTATTGAGAATATGGAGAAGAGGATTCAAAATGCAAGCCTACTAGTAGATGCAAGCTTGGGACATTGCTTTGTAGATGGTCTAGAACACCGGGATGCAACTGCAATTTACAATTGCTTACGTGCATATGCTGCCATTGATAACACCAAAAATGCAGAAGAAACTTTTCGAGTGACTGTTGTGGCTCCATTGATACAGAAGATTATCCCACATGGGTCATCGGCTGTGGCTTCTGGATCATCTGGGGATGGGCTTGAAAATgattatcaattaattaaggAGTGCGTTTATAAAGACTGTAAATTTTTATTGGATATTTCTTCAGCTGGTACCTCATCTAACTTTTTCTTACCACTTTAGGATCCATATGAGCCTTAATCTGTCATACGGCATTGGTTTCTTGGACCATGTCAGTCCTTAGTCCTTCTTGGTCTTTAAATAAAAGTTAGAACTTATTAAATCccttttcacatttttttactaCATATACTGTTAGCTAGGTCATTTATGGTCATGCAGGTGGTTGTGCCAACATATATCATGCTTACATATCAAACCATTTGATTTACATATCTAACGGTTGGTACTTGGTGCAGAAAATTCAGGTTTACATGTCTTTGACTTCTTGGCCAACTCAATCCTTAGAGAGGTTCTCTTTGCTATTCAGAAGGGAAAGCCAGGTGCATTTTCTGTTGGAAGACCAACAGAGTTCTTGAAAAATTACAAATCAAGCTTGGAATTCTTGGCTTATCTTGAAGGTATTAGTCATATCTCCTTTCCGCTAATCTTACTTTTCACcttgagaaacaaaaaaaatgaaagttaatTGTACTTTGAGCTGGCGATTTTTATCTTTCTCGCTAAATTGTGATTCTAATTACTAattataattcatcaaatagAATTGGCGATTTTTCTATGTTAGATCTAATGGCATTTCATCCATTTGATTATCAAGAAAATGTGGCCTTTGTGTCAaacaattttgttgatttaataaatgatttaacAGTGTATTTGCTAAATTTATTGATACATGTCTAAGAGTATATATTCactaatatatgtcatttaatTTCATGCAAGGCTACTGTCCGTCTAGATCTGCCGTTGTTAAATTTCGATCTGAAGCAATCTATACCGAGTTCATGAAACAATGGAATCTTGGAGCGTATTTTTCTGTGAGGTGATTCTCTTCTTTACGATGGTCATAACTTTATAAGAATACCTGAATTATTAGCGATATGGGTCTCATATCTTCAATTGCCTCAGGTTTCAGGAAATAGCAGGGTCTTTAGATTCTGTGCTGACAACATCCAGTCTTGTCCCTGTCCAAAATTTAGATCCCGGCGAAGCAAATTATCAAGacttaaaactaaaacaaagtgTATCTCTGTTGGAGAGTTTGGGATTGTGCTGGAGAGAAGATATTCTTGCCCTTTCTTGTTCTGACAAGTTCCTTCGCTTATCCTTGCAGCTTCTTTCTAGGTCAGTTTTAGGTGGAATGTTAACTATTTATGTTTCTCTTTTGCTGACAAAATAGAAGCCAACCTCTTTTTTGAATTTACAGATACTCAACATGGCTGTCATCTGGACTGACTGCACGGAAGAGTCATAATACAAGCACCGGCACTGGGCGCGGATGGGCTGTTTCAGCTGCCATAGATGACTTTATCCTTGTATGCATTATGcctttactttgtttttgtatGTATCTTGCTCACTTAACCCACATCTGTATGCTGAAGACTTGAAGTAAATCTAGGAGATATACTACTTTAAATGCGTCATACGCATACATATTATGTTGTCTTTTACTAAACTTTTTCCAAAGTTCCGTTTGAGGATTTGGTTCAAAAAAATGGTACTATGATGAAATAACAATTGTGTTGCTTGCAATATTACCCGATATGCAAAATGAGGATATGATTGCACATCACCTAAATCATAATAGACGTGGAATCATTTGTAGGTTATTCATGATATAAGATGTTTGGAGGCGCATGTTCGTGGTGATTACTTACAACACGTGGTTCAAGTTTTATCTTCATGGTCCCCAGATGTCCTTGAATCAGTAAGGCAGAGCATTTTACAGAGTGGTGAATCCTTGAAATCTTTAGAACCTTTAGTCATCAAAGCAGTGGTGGAGTCACTGGTGGAAAAATCAGTCGAGGTAGGTTGTATTCTACAATGAATATTCATTAAATTGGTTGCATTATTCAGATCCGGGgatgcatatattttttattttctagacTTTTTTTTCTACCTTTGCTTCCCCCTGGTTGCCTTCCaacttattcatatttttgcttGTACGAAATAATCTAGGACTTGAGACAGATGAAGGGGATAACAGCAACTTACAGGATGACCAATAAGCCTCTACCTGTTAGGCACTCACCATATGTTGCAGGAGTATTACGTCCTCTAAAGGTATGTGATATCGATTAAGTTTAtggtttatattattttcaccCTGATTACTTCTTTTCGTGGTTACTGGTTAGCTGGGTTTAAAGACAACGGGATGTTGATATAATTCTGGTAGGATGTTTAGTTTGACAGCATGATCGTAGAGAAAGCTTTAACATTTATGGTGATTGGTTCATCATTACTCCCTCctgtcctatttataagagacaCTGAGTTTATTTATAGGAAACATTGTGTGTTAATTGATAAATTTCCTTCAATCCCCCTATATTAGTAATAAATTTTATTCTCACAAAATTTTCATGCTCCCTGTACAACGAGAGTCATTAATGTTATACACTCCCTTATTTCCACACCCATCCCCATGCACGAGGCGCAAAAAAGGTAGTCACCATTGAACCATGGGACAATTTAAATCAAACTGGTATTCAGCTGCTGATGCTTCACCAGTGTTTGTGAAAGCAGTGTTCTAGATTGTATCTAGTGGcatttttaatctttaaagaAAGAGGACCCAGCTAATGCTATTTATACGAAGAATGACTCTTAAATACCCCAAATATAAAAGGAGTAGGAACTAGAGGGGCAGTTAATATGCAATCTACGGATTGTCTTTCTTTTGCATTTGGCGGAAAATCCTGATTCGCaaaacttttgaattttgatttaaatttaaattttccgtttaaaacaatttttggcATTTAAAGTACACTCAACCCAAAGAAAAATGGAGTAAGAATCTAAAGGGAGACTTGATATGCAACCCACACAAATgctttttgttaaattttggtGGGAAATCCTTGGCTAGGCATTAAAATTTCACTTTTTGGATACTCGTATGAAGCACCTTTAATTGTCtgcatttaaataattttttgcaattaaaaaaagaaaaacatttaaatCATTTGTTGAATAACAATGGGTATTTTTGGAATATAAAGTGGCAATAACTACTTTGATGTACGAGGTCTAtgtgattttatcatttttttcttagaaaaaagATCGGAGGGAATATTATGCATGTACTTGACACAACTAATTGAGTAATGCAAGACACTTTCAGTTTTTTCTGCTTCTCGTTAtcagaaaaaagaagttttactTTTGCTCCATAAACTGACTactgtatttttgttttctaatcTGAAGTCAATCCCAAGTTTTTTACAGTATTTAACAACTATTGTTAGGTGGGCTACTTTTAGGAAACTGTTAAGTTATGAACTGTTGATTGCTACATGTTCATTTAGGTACCACTGCTTCTGTGGGCATTTGGCCtcacatttcaatttcaacccaaatttttataattaaacaactattGCCGTGTGGGCTACTCGTTATTATGATCTATTGGAAGTCCGACAGGATTATTACATGTTCATGTAGGTATCACTGCTTCCGTGAACCTTTGGCCTCACATTTCAAcccaaaaagaaagaagaatcaTTGCTTTTGTGCTTAGCTTTTTAGTTAGAGGCCAGGGAAACTACACTCATGCAAATTGAATCCAAACTGATATGGTGGGTGGCATTTCATGTGCCCAATTTTGAACACGTGTATAATCTGCAGCGCTATGAAAAATGGAAAGATAATATCTAATTCCCCTCTTAAAATAGGAAACCAAAAGATTAAGATGATGAACCTCCCAAAAAAGTTGAGTTATGTATTATTTGTGAGAAAGATGATTTGTTTTCATTAATGTAGTCTCTATATTGGTGACATGCAGATGTTTTTGGATGGGGAAAGAATCTCATATTTGGCAAGCGAAACCAAAAATGAAATACTCCTTTGTGCAGCAACTGACATTACTGACCGTTATTATGAATTAGCTGCCGACCTTGTTACTACGGTAAGAATCCAAACTACTTTGATAAAATTactatgttaatgaaatttttatctCTTGGATTCTCTGATAATGCTTAAGAAATTTTGGTTGTGAGTAGTCAAGAAGGACAGAATCTTCACTACAGAAAATTAGACAGAGTGCACAGAGACGAGCAGGGACAAGTTCTGGCATCTCCGATAATAATGTGTCTGACACTGACAGAATGTGTATGCAGTTCTTCCTTGATATTCAGGTAGGCATGATACTTGCACATGCAACATGCAAGACATGGATGCCAtgattttgaaatgaattttaaagtCAATGTCCTGCAAACCGTGAATGCTTTCTTTTAGATAATAACCTTCCTCTTACATATTGTCACCAGGAGTATGCCCGTAATCTCTCTGCGCTAGGGATTGAAGCAAGCAATATTGCATCCTATCGTTCATTATGGCAGTGTGTGGCTCCAGCAGATAGGCAGAACAACATTAATTTTTAAGAGTTTGCACGTGTGGAGTCAATGTGGCTTGTAGATTGATTGCTTTCTTGCTTGGTTAAGATTTTCTTGTGTAACTTAACCATGAAATCTATAATACACAAATTAGTTGGCCTATACACAATAATCACAGGTTACCATAGTTCTTGAAGGGGATCTCCCCCCCTTTATATTTTAGGTTCTCCTTTATCACTAGGATAGGTTCTCGGTTGTTATCTctggttttttttccttcatatcaTCATTCTTTTAAATTGCATTTGCGAACCTGCTTTTTTTCAGTGATCTTGCAAATCTATATATAACTTATATACccttttccctcaaaaaaaaaaaaaaaacttatataccctttttatttttgtttggttttggtATCAAATCCTAGTGTAATTTGCCAAGTGGTAGAATAATGTTTCGAGtgaaatttgatacatagagaTTGTAAATCCTATATAGGACGATCTCTCCTACCGGATCATAGGTTTCTAGAGAATGGGAGAAGGAGAGGATCCATATCTTTGAAGTTTGGTTTGGGACTGCAGAATCTATCCTGTCTTTTCTCGGTAGTTTCCAACATCACTTGTTAAAaagctaatttttttcttccccaaGAATCATTGCCTCGATTTATTATATTGATTTCTGAAAAATTTACGTCTATCCGTgataaaatgtgattttatatgtgATGTTATGCGTGTAAGTTTTATATACTTACTCTGCATATTCGTCTATTGTTTTAAACCTTACATGTTTTTTGTTTCGATGTCCATTATCAAATTACTAACAATGGCTGATTTGAACTCTGTTCTGCACTCAAAAGCATCCATTTTTACCATAGGGTAAAAATGATGTATCTACAAGCGAAagtctattttttaattttattcaacaAATGATGTATCTAGTTCCTAATATAAACTAAATCAGTCATTTgttgaatgaaattaaaaagtgAACTTTTATCTTATAGTAGCAGAGACCAAAGTAGTATATCGTTATTACTCGTGTAATTTATACCATTTCACTATTATACACGTACGATGTTATACAGCCAGCAAATGCAAAATGAAGCAGGAGCACGTGGCAAGCCAATAATTATAAGAGGAAATGGTCATACTCATGGGGTAATTGTTGGCGGTGTATCCATTGTGGGGCAGGGGAAAATGTACTTGGAGTGAGGAGATGTACTTGAAATCTGAAGTATTTGCCCAGGTTATAGTTACTTACTGGATACACCAGCAGAGttaataactttattttttttagaggagcaTAGTTAATAACATTCTTGCTGTaacggaaaaagaaaaaatagaggcAAAGGCAACTAAAAAAAGATCAAGTGGTGTGATGCCCGAGTCTGATCAAAATTCAATTGAATAATCAATTTAATCTGGGAGAAACTTCTCCTTCCTTGTGATGTAGTTGTTCATGATTATAAAGCCTTACAGGCAGATATTAGTATTATACACAGTAATAAATTCCATCATCTTTTGCTAGCTTTTTACCCCTTCATggaattttgagttttttttgccTTTAGGAGTCATCTGTACCAAAATATCGGTCACCAAATTCTCCTAGCCCAGGCACGACACGGAACTGATCATTTAGTCCTTCATCAATCTCGGAAGTAACAACTTTCAGGTGCGGAAAATGTTTACATACACAATGTATTCCCTCGGGAGCCTGAAATCAGTTTAGAAGTTAATTATGTTGGTATTCATTAAACATAAGTAGGGTCTTCACTAGTATTCAATTGCATAACTTACGGACACAAGGTTGAGGAATATTATCCGGGACTCTGGAACTCCCTTCTTTATAAGAAGCTCAATTGCTTGGCTTGCAGAGTTACCTGAATAAATCAATACAGTAAGGTGAATGATGTCAATacagtgttaaaaaaaaaaaaaaaaaaatcctattgTGGAATTATGGACGCATGATGAATGAAAAGTCGTGACTTTGTAAgttatgtagcaccgacactttagATTGAAATCATGTTCATTGTCCGATACATGTAAATATCCGACACCAATCActtctatttatttaaattattacttTTGTTCACATGTGTGTCAATGCTTCATAGCTCATAATTGTAAGAAGATCGATGTACAAATGAAAAACATAACTGACCTGTACCAAGTACTGGGTCCATGAGAAGAACATGTCTCTCTGAAATATCTTTTGGGAGCTTCTCATAAATAAGCTTATAGAATGAAAACATTGTGATAAATTACATCTGAGTGGTATCGTCTTACAAGAAACTAACATattcaacaaagaaaaacagtcaAAAAGAAAACCGGTTACCTGGGTTTCATCACCTTCACGATGGATGAgaatttttcctatttttattcCTTTACAACATGCACGCAAAGCATTTTCCATGCTTTCACCACTGCAAAGTAAAATTATATGAAGTTataaaaattgcttttttttatatatgtaagtAAACCAACTGAAGTATAATTCATAAACAATATGGCATGAAAATTCCATATCAACACATCAGATTCGGGTTCAAATATATGCATGTAACACATTTGAAATTGGTTTCAGACAAATAAAACTGTAATCAGGCGCAACAAGGTTGGAATTGAATTAAAATCTATGTTACGATATCTCAATAATGCTCGCATGTTTTTCCCCAATTTAACCATGAGATTAGAACATTCAATAGATctaatatcttaaaaataaatgacaattgAGTATGGAGATAATAAGTCTATGAAGAATACCAGTGTCAATTAACCTTTTGAAATAGAAAAGTTTACCTTCGAATAACAGATACTCCACACAATTTCTTACAAAAATCAACACCAATATAAATTGATCCtgaaatgagataaaatatAGAATTTAGCACTCTCTCTGAACTTTGAAGCCACATTCTAGCAAAGTAAGTATTTCATAGTATGCTAAAACATAGATAACT harbors:
- the LOC11405570 gene encoding conserved oligomeric Golgi complex subunit 2; protein product: MADPIPAHHRSTTNLFSDPLDSHPLWFKPTSFLSPDFDSESYISELRTFVPFDTLRSELNNYLSSLNHELIDLINRDYADFVNLSTKLVDVDAAVVRMRAPLVELREKIEQFRGSVDVSLVAIKNGLKQRSEAASARETLELLLDTFHVVSKVEKLIKELPSVPSDWSNGDVNLSEKNPSSNGVSVQQVENGTSVRETQSMLLERIASEMNRLKFYVTHAKNLPFIENMEKRIQNASLLVDASLGHCFVDGLEHRDATAIYNCLRAYAAIDNTKNAEETFRVTVVAPLIQKIIPHGSSAVASGSSGDGLENDYQLIKECVYKDCKFLLDISSAENSGLHVFDFLANSILREVLFAIQKGKPGAFSVGRPTEFLKNYKSSLEFLAYLEGYCPSRSAVVKFRSEAIYTEFMKQWNLGAYFSVRFQEIAGSLDSVLTTSSLVPVQNLDPGEANYQDLKLKQSVSLLESLGLCWREDILALSCSDKFLRLSLQLLSRYSTWLSSGLTARKSHNTSTGTGRGWAVSAAIDDFILVIHDIRCLEAHVRGDYLQHVVQVLSSWSPDVLESVRQSILQSGESLKSLEPLVIKAVVESLVEKSVEDLRQMKGITATYRMTNKPLPVRHSPYVAGVLRPLKMFLDGERISYLASETKNEILLCAATDITDRYYELAADLVTTSRRTESSLQKIRQSAQRRAGTSSGISDNNVSDTDRMCMQFFLDIQEYARNLSALGIEASNIASYRSLWQCVAPADRQNNINF